One window of the Cryptomeria japonica chromosome 7, Sugi_1.0, whole genome shotgun sequence genome contains the following:
- the LOC131057408 gene encoding DEAD-box ATP-dependent RNA helicase 52B, with amino-acid sequence MACAQTGSGKTVAFCFPIISAIMRSNVPPRPRAGRSSFPLALILSPTRELSMQAKLLGYIFMPIQSLISAGQTSGLHLHAHLHFSCTLQNNLFGFCIR; translated from the exons ATGGCTTGTGCTCAGACTGGATCAGGTAAAACGGTTGCCTTCTGTTTTCCCATCATTTCTGCGATCATGAGGTCTAACGTTCCTCCAAGGCCACGCGCAGGAAGGAGCTCATTTCCCCTGGCGCTTATTTTGTCCCCAACCAGAGAATTATCAATGCAG GCCAAACTTCTGGGCTACATCTTCATGCCCATTCAATCTTTAATATCTGCAGGCCAAACTTCTGGGCTACATCTTCATGCCCATTTACACTTCAGTTGCA CGCTACAAAACAATTTATTTGGCTTCTGCATTCGGTGA